Proteins found in one Papio anubis isolate 15944 chromosome 13, Panubis1.0, whole genome shotgun sequence genomic segment:
- the GFI1B gene encoding zinc finger protein Gfi-1b isoform X2 codes for MPRSFLVKSKKAHTYHQPRVQEDEPLWPPALTPVPRDQAPSNSPVLSTLFPNQCLDWTNFKREPELEQDQNLARMAPAPEGPIVLSRPQDGDSPLSDSPPFYKPSFSWDILASTYGHSYRQAPSTMQSAFLEHSVSLYGSPLVPSTEPALDFSLRYSPGMDAYHCVKCNKVFSTPHGLEVHVRRSHSGTRPFACDVCGKTFGHAVSLEQHTHVHSQERSFECRMCGKAFKRSSTLSTHLLIHSDTRPYPCQFCGKRFHQKSDMKKHTYIHTGEKPHKCQVCGKAFSQSSNLITHSRKHTGFKPFSCELCTKGFQRKVDLRRHRESQHNLK; via the exons ATGCCACGCTCCTTCCTGGTGAAGAGCAAGAAGGCTCACACCTACCACCAGCCCCGTGTGCAGGAGGATGAACCGCTCTGGCCTCCTGCCCTTACCCCGG TGCCCAGAGACCAGGCCCCGAGCAACAGCCCTGTCCTTAGCACCCTATTCCCAAACCAGTGCCTGGACTGGACCAACTTCAAGCGAGAGCCGGAGCTGGAGCAGGACCAGAACTTGGCCAGGATGGCCCCGGCACCAG AGGGCCCCATTGTGCTGTCCCGACCCCAGGATGGGGACTCTCCACTGTCCGACTCACCCCCATTCTACAAGCCCAGCTTCTCCTGGGACATCCTGGCCTCAACGTATGGCCACAGCTACCGGCAGGCCCCCTCCACCATGCAGTCAGCCTTCCTGGAGCACTCCGTCAGCCTGTACGGCAGTCCTCTGGTGCCCAGCACCGAGCCCGCCTTGGACTTCAGCCTCCGCTACTCCCCGGGCATGGACGCGTACCACTGTGTGAAGTGCAACAAG GTCTTCTCCACCCCTCACGGACTCGAAGTGCATGTGCGACGCTCCCATAGTGGGACCCGGCCCTTCGCCTGTGACGTCTGCGGTAAAACATTCGGCCACGCCGTGAGCCTGGAGCAGCACACACATGTCCACTCCCAG GAGCGCAGCTTCGAGTGCCGCATGTGCGGCAAGGCCTTCAAGCGCTCGTCCACGCTGTCCACCCACCTGCTCATCCACTCAGACACGCGGCCCTACCCCTGCCAGTTCTGCGGCAAGCGTTTCCACCAGAAGTCGGACATGAAGAAACACACCTACATCCACACAG gTGAGAAGCCGCACAAGTGCCAGGTGTGCGGAAAGGCCTTCAGCCAGAGCTCCAACCTCATCACCCACAGCCGCAAGCACACAGGCTTCAAGCCCTTCAGCTGTGAGCTGTGCACCAAAGGCTTCCAGCGCAAGGTGGACCTGCGGCGGCACCGCGAGAGCCAGCACAATCTCAAGTGA
- the GFI1B gene encoding zinc finger protein Gfi-1b isoform X1, whose product MPRSFLVKSKKAHTYHQPRVQEDEPLWPPALTPVPRDQAPSNSPVLSTLFPNQCLDWTNFKREPELEQDQNLARMAPAPEGPIVLSRPQDGDSPLSDSPPFYKPSFSWDILASTYGHSYRQAPSTMQSAFLEHSVSLYGSPLVPSTEPALDFSLRYSPGMDAYHCVKCNKVFSTPHGLEVHVRRSHSGTRPFACDVCGKTFGHAVSLEQHTHVHSQGIPAGSSPAPAPDPPGPRFLRQERSFECRMCGKAFKRSSTLSTHLLIHSDTRPYPCQFCGKRFHQKSDMKKHTYIHTGEKPHKCQVCGKAFSQSSNLITHSRKHTGFKPFSCELCTKGFQRKVDLRRHRESQHNLK is encoded by the exons ATGCCACGCTCCTTCCTGGTGAAGAGCAAGAAGGCTCACACCTACCACCAGCCCCGTGTGCAGGAGGATGAACCGCTCTGGCCTCCTGCCCTTACCCCGG TGCCCAGAGACCAGGCCCCGAGCAACAGCCCTGTCCTTAGCACCCTATTCCCAAACCAGTGCCTGGACTGGACCAACTTCAAGCGAGAGCCGGAGCTGGAGCAGGACCAGAACTTGGCCAGGATGGCCCCGGCACCAG AGGGCCCCATTGTGCTGTCCCGACCCCAGGATGGGGACTCTCCACTGTCCGACTCACCCCCATTCTACAAGCCCAGCTTCTCCTGGGACATCCTGGCCTCAACGTATGGCCACAGCTACCGGCAGGCCCCCTCCACCATGCAGTCAGCCTTCCTGGAGCACTCCGTCAGCCTGTACGGCAGTCCTCTGGTGCCCAGCACCGAGCCCGCCTTGGACTTCAGCCTCCGCTACTCCCCGGGCATGGACGCGTACCACTGTGTGAAGTGCAACAAG GTCTTCTCCACCCCTCACGGACTCGAAGTGCATGTGCGACGCTCCCATAGTGGGACCCGGCCCTTCGCCTGTGACGTCTGCGGTAAAACATTCGGCCACGCCGTGAGCCTGGAGCAGCACACACATGTCCACTCCCAG GGGATCCCGGCCGGGTCCAGTCCTGCGCCTGCGCCTGATCCCCCGGGGCCTCGTTTCCTCCGGCAGGAGCGCAGCTTCGAGTGCCGCATGTGCGGCAAGGCCTTCAAGCGCTCGTCCACGCTGTCCACCCACCTGCTCATCCACTCAGACACGCGGCCCTACCCCTGCCAGTTCTGCGGCAAGCGTTTCCACCAGAAGTCGGACATGAAGAAACACACCTACATCCACACAG gTGAGAAGCCGCACAAGTGCCAGGTGTGCGGAAAGGCCTTCAGCCAGAGCTCCAACCTCATCACCCACAGCCGCAAGCACACAGGCTTCAAGCCCTTCAGCTGTGAGCTGTGCACCAAAGGCTTCCAGCGCAAGGTGGACCTGCGGCGGCACCGCGAGAGCCAGCACAATCTCAAGTGA